A region from the Kribbella shirazensis genome encodes:
- a CDS encoding tyrosine-type recombinase/integrase — protein MSVPGSAHLVLAPGVVHLDEPSAVFEAMLSGWARQQKSRLLADATIEPRLSLVRRFGEFAGSHPWDWTAGDVEDFTASLMAGDDRLAPSTIRGYHLTLRLFCDYLLDGRYGWVGQCEERFGAIPSQVCHDYNTAAHLVDYEGRPERRPFTYDELQTLFDFLDSRVEVVAGSGRKGALAAMRDAQMVKTAYAFGLRRRELCFLDVADLRPNPRMPQWGTFGAVHVRYAKSSRGSAPQRRTVLAVPEFDWAIDGLRQWVDQARPLLRPGPRQELWLTERNQRVSAKTIDKRFAFLRAQAGLPADLTLHCLRHSYVTHLIEFGYPERFVTEQVGHSYASTTAIYTSVSNDFKTKTLQAALQRVYGTNTSNDAHTTSQDDTEGREEG, from the coding sequence GTGAGTGTTCCGGGCTCTGCCCATCTGGTGCTGGCGCCTGGTGTGGTGCATCTGGACGAGCCGTCGGCGGTGTTCGAGGCGATGTTGTCGGGGTGGGCCAGGCAGCAGAAGTCGCGGTTGCTGGCCGATGCCACGATCGAGCCGAGGCTGTCGCTGGTGCGGCGGTTCGGCGAGTTCGCCGGGTCGCATCCGTGGGATTGGACGGCCGGTGATGTGGAGGATTTCACGGCCAGTCTGATGGCGGGTGATGATCGGTTGGCGCCGTCGACGATCCGCGGTTATCACCTGACGTTGCGGCTGTTTTGCGACTACCTGCTGGACGGCCGTTACGGCTGGGTCGGGCAGTGCGAGGAGCGGTTCGGGGCCATCCCGTCGCAGGTTTGCCACGACTACAACACCGCCGCGCACCTGGTCGACTACGAGGGCAGACCCGAACGCCGGCCGTTCACCTATGACGAGTTGCAGACGCTGTTCGACTTCCTCGACTCCCGGGTCGAGGTCGTCGCCGGGTCGGGCCGCAAGGGTGCGTTGGCGGCGATGAGGGACGCGCAGATGGTCAAGACCGCCTACGCGTTCGGGCTGCGGCGACGCGAGTTGTGCTTCCTCGACGTCGCCGACCTGCGCCCGAACCCGCGGATGCCGCAGTGGGGAACCTTCGGTGCGGTGCATGTCCGCTATGCCAAGTCCAGCCGCGGCAGCGCACCCCAGCGACGCACGGTGCTGGCGGTCCCGGAGTTCGACTGGGCGATCGACGGGCTGCGGCAATGGGTCGACCAGGCCCGCCCGCTACTGCGCCCCGGGCCACGCCAGGAGCTGTGGTTGACCGAACGCAACCAGCGGGTGTCGGCCAAGACGATCGACAAAAGGTTCGCGTTCCTGCGCGCCCAGGCAGGGCTTCCGGCCGACCTGACGTTGCACTGCCTGCGGCATTCCTACGTGACTCACCTGATCGAGTTCGGCTACCCCGAGCGGTTCGTCACCGAACAGGTCGGCCACTCCTACGCCTCGACCACGGCGATCTACACCTCGGTGTCCAACGACTTCAAAACCAAGACCCTGCAGGCCGCGCTCCAGCGGGTCTACGGAACAAACACCAGCAACGACGCGCACACCACTAGCCAGGACGACACCGAGGGCCGGGAGGAAGGATGA
- a CDS encoding helix-turn-helix domain-containing protein codes for MVIRWNLRQVMAENGMFATTDLLEPLHQRGVELSRQMVHRVVTKTPQRINVDLLAALCDILDCTPNDLLEVRQEQIRQAPAVGQTGPDGGPGIGDLRPIRARVRRPGDR; via the coding sequence ATGGTGATTCGGTGGAATCTGCGTCAGGTGATGGCCGAGAACGGCATGTTCGCCACGACCGACCTGCTGGAGCCGCTGCATCAGCGAGGTGTCGAACTCTCCCGGCAGATGGTGCATCGGGTCGTCACCAAGACCCCGCAACGGATCAACGTGGACCTGCTCGCGGCGCTGTGTGACATCTTGGACTGCACGCCCAACGATCTGCTTGAGGTGCGTCAGGAACAGATCCGTCAGGCACCCGCGGTCGGCCAGACCGGACCTGATGGAGGGCCTGGAATCGGTGACCTGCGGCCGATCCGTGCACGCGTCCGCCGGCCCGGCGACCGATAA